From the Oscillospiraceae bacterium genome, the window TATTTTTAACACCGCTCGAAAATTTTGCAACCCGTTTGGAACAACTCGAACCGAAACTTCCTTGGTATTCGCTCCTATTTGAGATAGAGGAGCATCCGAGTCATGATAGGATGTACATCACCTATTTTACAATGGGACGTCTGGCCGAAGAACTTGCCATTAATGCCAATGATCTTAATTTATTTCAAGAAGCTTTGCGTCTGTTTGAGGCATCGGGGAATATACTCAGTATGATCCATGACGAATTTTCCGAAAACGGACAAGAAGAAAAATTGCGTGAGATTAAATCTCACATAAAAAGACTTAAAAAACAGATCAATCAAGGAGGAAATTCAGATGAATGAGAAATTGATCAAGGAACTGGCGATCAACGGAGGGCCGAAAGCGGTACCGAATCCGCTCCCGCCGAGAAGCCATTTCGGCACCGAGGAAAAAACGGCTGCGAACCGGATTATCGACGAAGCCATCGCAAAAGGTGTAGCCCCGGGATACGGCGGTCCGGAAGAAGAGATCTTTTGCAAAGAATTCGCCGAGATGATGGGCGGCGGTTTTGCCGATGCCGTCAACGGGGGGACCACTGCTGTTTTTGTGGCACTTCGGGCGCTTGAACCCGAGCCCTATTCCGAAGTTGTGGTCGGTCCAATTACCGATCCGGGCGGAATTATGCCGATTGTGATGTGCAACTGCATCCCGGTGGTGGCAGATGCTTATCCGGGTTCTTTTAATACCAATCTTGAATCCGTGAAAAAAGTCGTCACCAATCGCACTTCAGTAATCATTATCCCGCATATCGCAGGCGAACCCGCCGAGATCGATAAAATCTGCGAATTCGCAAAGTCCAAGGGCATCAAGGTCGTCGAGGACTGCGCACAGGCGCACGGCGCGACCCTGAATGGTAAGCTGGTCGGCACTTTCGGCGACATCGCAGCTTATTCGATGATGTTCGGAAAACATACCTGCATGGGCGGGCAGGGCGGTGTGGTCTTCACAAAAGACGAAGACCTTTATTGGAAAATCAGACGCTACTCCGATCGCGGAAAGCCGTTTGGACTTCCGGCAGGAAGCACTAACTGTGTCGCTTCCTTGAACTTTAACGCTGATGAACTCGGCTGTGCAATCGGCCGCGAGCAGATTAAAAAGACCGCAGCGATCGCCGCCGGCAGACGCAGAGTCGTCAATAAGATTCTCTCGGAAATCTCAGAGGTCAAAGCGCTTAAGCAGCCCGAATTCATTCCCGGTTCCGTACCGTCGTTCTGGTTCTGGCGGCTGCATTTCGACGGCAGCAAAGTCGACTGCACCAAACAGGAATTCGGCAAAGCCGTAGCTGCGGAATGCAATATGAACGTGTTGCCCGATTATCCTGGTCTGCCGTTCACTTTCGATTGGTTCCAGAATCAACGTGCGTTCGGCACCGGTCATTATCCGTGGTCAGCACCGCAAAATATCAGCGGTGATCATATCACAACGCTCGATGATATGCCCGTTGCCAAAAAATCGATTGAGGACACGATTTTATTCTATATCTACGAGAGTTGGAGCGACGCCGACTGTATCAATGCCGCCAAAGCGATTAAAAAGGTCTATAACGCCTACAAAAAATAATAGATAACATCTGCTTGAACATTTAGAAAAACAACAAAGAAGGCTTTATCATGAGAATCGACGACCACAATCATGCCGACTGGTATGGATATAACTTTGACAGATTCATCGCAAATATGGATGAGCGCGGAATCGATATGACCTGGATTTTATCCTGGGAGTGCCCGGATGAGGAATTTGATCCGCGAACGCTGCATGTGTTTTCACACAAACCGGGCGTCGGACCGATCCCGTTTGAAAATTGTTTGGCCTATAAGCTGAAAGCACCCGACCGCTTTGTACTCGGTTATGCGCCCGATCCCAGAAAACCGTGTGCGATCGACCGTTTAGAAGCAGCGAAAGCACTCTACGATGTCCGAGTATACGGCGAGATTAAACTTCGGATGATGTATGACAATTTCGATGCGATCCGAATGTTCCGATACTGCGGCAAGCAGGGCATGCCGGTTCTTGTCCATATCGATTATGAATTCGACAATGGCGGTTATCCTTACCCGAACTGGTGGTACGGCGGCGGCATCGACGCGTTAGAACGCGCGGTTGGCAAATGCCCCGAGACCAATTTCTTAGGCCATGCTCCCGGTTTCTGGGCGCACATCTCGGGCGACGATCAATATAATAAAGTCCCTTATCCCACCGGAAAAGTGCTTCCGGGCGGCAAACTGATTGAAATGCTCGATAAATACCCGAATCTCTATTGCGATATGTCAGCGGGTTCGGGTGCAAATTCGCTCGATCGTGACCATGAATTCGCACGCCAATTCCTGATCACTTATCAGGATCGCGTGCTCTACGGCCGCGACTATTTCGACAATCGGCATCAAGAGGTTTTGGCAACGCTCAACCTGCCGCAGGAAGTATTAGATAAAATCTATTATAAAAACGCATTGAAGCTCGTGCCGTTGAACTGAGGATTTATGATCATTTTACATTCGCATGAGAAAAAGGCGATCAAATGCGCCATCTTTGACTTTGACGGCACCCTATCGACGCTGCGCTGCGGCTGGGAGGAAGTCATGCGCCCGCTGATGTATGAGTGTATCGTGGGCGATAAACAGCTGTCCAAGGCTGAAAGCGACAAGATTAAAGCTGATATTTACGCTTATGTTGACGAATCGACCGGTATTCAAACCATCGGACAGATGAAATGGTTGACTAACGCTGTAAAGGAATACGGCTTTAATGCCAATGCATCGGATGATCCGTGGTTTTACAAGGCGGAATACAACCGGCGTTTGATGGAGTATGTGGCTGTGGAACGGGACAAGCTGGTCAAGGATGAAATTGTACGCGACACCTATTTGATTCGCGGCTCTGAGGACTTTTTAAAATCTTTGAAAAGCCGAGGAATCAAGTTGTTCGCTGCCAGCGGCACTGATGAAGAAGACGTGATCAAAGAGGCGACTGCACTCGGGCTCGCGAAATACTTTGACGAAATCGCGGGTTCTAAGCCGCATTCTGAACAATGTTCCAAAGAGGAGGTCATCAACCGGCTGTTGCATGAAAACAGCGAGATGATCGTGATCGGCGACGGCAAGGTCGAAATCCGGCTCGGGCGCGATAACGGCGCGCTGACACTCGGCGTCGCTTCCGATGAACAAGCAAGGCAAGGAATTAATCCTGTAAAGCAATATCGCCTTACAGCTGCCGGCGCGCATGCGATTGTCGGCGACTTCGGAAATCTGGATGAGATTTTGGAGTGGATATAAAGTTTGAAAAATAAATTTTTCAAACCGGAGTTTGGTTCTTTTTACTTTGAAAGAAGAACCAAACATCCCAATAAGCAGAAGGATGGTCATAAATGGGCAACAGGGATAAGCAACTCGATACCTCGTGTCTTAAGATGTATTCGGCCAAAGACCGGATCAATCTGGTCACCATCGAAGGATTGATGACTCCCGGCGTCACACCGCATCCGGAGTTTTCCGCTGACGGTTTTGACGAGCTTGTCGAGCGTATTTTAACCGCGCGTAAAAACAGTCGATCGGTGATTTGGAGCATGGGTGCTCATGTAATTAAAAATAACCTTTCAAGATACATCATCAAACTGATCAAGATGGGAATTATCACCCATGTCGCGTCGAACGGCGCCGGCAGCATTCATGATTTTGAACTGTGCTACCTCGGCGGCACCAGCGAAGACGTTCCGACCGCCATCGAAGATGGCTCATTCGGCATGTGGGAGGAGACCGGTGCCTGGATGAACGAAGCGATCTCGGCGGGTGCAAAAGACGGCATCGGTTATGGGGAAGCGCTCGGCAGATACATCGACCGAAACCCGCAGAAGTTTCCGTTCCGGGACGACTGTGTACTCTATCAATGCTATCAACACGATATCCCCGCAACTTATCACATCGCACTCGGAACCGACATCATCCACCAGCACCCGACTTGCCGCATGGAGGACATCGGAAAGTGCAGCGGGATTGATTTTAAAAGGATGTGTTACAGCGTCTCGCAGCTCGACGGCGGCGTTTATCTGAATTTCGGTTCATCGGTCATCGGCCCTGAGGTGTTTTTAAAAGCACTCTCGATTTCGCGTAATCTCGGCTATCCGACTTTCCGCATCACAACCGCAAATTTTGACCTGACCGACCTTGGCGATTTCCGTAAAATGATCGGTTACGACGACCCGAATTATTATTACAGGCCGCGTAAAAACATTGTAAACCGACCCACCAGTATGGGCGGCAAGGGCTGGCACTTTGTCGGAAATCACCTTGCGACGATTCCGACGCTGTATGATAAAATCGCGGAGGAAATGCGCCGTGGCTGAGATCAAAGAATTGTTATCCCGGATTGAACGGGTAAAAATCGGCGTGATCGGCGATTTTTGTGTCGATATCTACTGGCACGCGGATATGAAGAGAAGCGAGCTCTCCCGCGAGACTCCGCATTTTCCGCTGCCGGTTTATAAAGAACAGGTTTATCTTGGCGCCGCAGGCAACGTAACCGCAAATATCGCCGCGCTTAAACCAGAGAAAATTTATGTCTGCGGAGTACGCGGCGACGATTGGCGCGGGATGCTGATGGAAAGCAAATTTGCCGAAATCGGCGCGGACACGACCGGCTTAATCTGTGAAAGAGACCGCATGACTAACGCCTATTGCAAGCCGATTAGGCATGGGCTTTCCGATACGGTTTATGAGGATCCGCGTCTCGATTTTTGCGCGGACAGGCCGATTTCCGCCGAGAGTGAAGAATATATTATCGATGAACTTAAAAAAATGGCCGAAAAAGCCGACATAATCTGTGTTTGCGACCAGTTTGAAAACGGCGTGATCAGCCAAAAGGTGCGAAATTTGATCTGTGAGATCGGCAAAAGCAGGAAATTAGTTGTTGTTGACAGTCGGAATAATATCGGGAAATTCAACTATGTGACTGTCAAACCCAACGAAACCGAGTTTTGTCGCGCGTTCGGCATCAATTCGCTCGAATTAAACCAATACGAAATTTATGCGCTCAATTTTGCCAACGCCAAGCATTGCAAGGTCTTGTTGACGTTGGGCGAAGACGGCTGTTTATATTGCGACGGTAAAAACGCGGCACATATTCCGGCCAAAAAGGTAGTAGGACCGATTGATATATGCGGTGCGGGGGACACATTCAATTCAGCGTTTTCCTGTATGTCCGCGACCGGCTGCGACCCGGTTACCTGCGCGGAAGTCGCCTCGGCAGCCTCTGCTGTTACGATTAAAAAAATCGGCGTCACGGGAACCGCGACGCGCGAAGAAATTATTGAGTTGTTAAAATAATACTGTTAATATTGCAATTGTTGCGAACGGTCAAAACCGCCCTTACGTTCGATTAAATTTGCTTTTTAATTTTTTTTAATGCGCCTTTTTCGAGACGAGAAATTTGAGCCTGGGAGATGCCGATCTCCGAAGCAACTTCCATCTGCGTTTTTCCTTCAAAAAACCGAAGGGAGAGAATCTGTTTTTCGCGGACATTTAGGGCATTAATAGCCTCACGCAGTGAAATTTCATTTAGCCAGGCGTTGTCGTCGTTCTTGTCGCTGATCTGGTCCATGATATAAAGCGTATCACCGGAGTCCGAAAAAACGGGATCGTATAAGGACACGGGGTTGACCAGCGATTCGAGCGCAATGACAATTTCTTCTTTTGGAATATTTAGTTCTTTTGCGATTTCTTCCACGGTTGGTTCACGGGACAGAGAATTGGTCAGTTTCTCTTTGACCTGCATGGCTTTATATGCCAAATCCTTGGTGGAACGGCTGACGCGAATTGGATTATTGTCACGCAAAAACCGCCTTATTTCACCGATAATCATCGGGACCGCATAAGTGGATAACATCACACCGTGTCCTTCGTCAAAGTTATCAATGGCTTTAATCAAACCTACACAGCCGACTTGAAACAAATCATCCGGATTTTCTCCACGATTCGTAAAGCGCTGGATGACACTTAAAACGAGTTTTAGATTGCCATTGATGAGATCTTCCCGTGCGGCTTTATCGCCGGTTTTTGCTCGCTGCATGAGATTGGATTTTTCGCTCTGGGTGAGGGTTTTCAGCTTAGATGTGTTGATTCCGCTGATCTCGACCTTGCTGTTTTGCAAGTGAATCCCTCCCATTCGGCGTAATTTCAACGCAATAAGTATTTGCCGAAACAGGGTTGAAAATTCAAAATTTACGGTGTAAATCTCGGAACATTTTAGAAGAAATATTTTGAGAATATTTCCCGAAAAAACTGCAAATCATCAGTAATGAAAAAAACAATGTTGTAAAGCTTAAATAATTGATAGATATATATATTCCGAAGACGAGCAGAATTAGTAAAATACAAATATTTATTAACAAAATTGCGGTCGGAGGTAGTATTTCCCGTAAAATCCGATCTCCATCCAGCGGAGGAACCGGGAGCAGATTGATTGCGGAAAGGATCAAAGAATACGCGCCGATTGTACGATATCCGCCAATATAAGCTACTGCAGCAAAAAGCAATCCGAATAACGGGCCGGCTGCGGTTATCATTATTTCCCATTGAGATGAAACTCGACTTTTTATCAGACCGATACCGATTATTGTAAGGTTAAACTCCTCAATTGGCGCATGCAGCAGTAAGCAAAAGAAGAGATGTCCTAATTCATGGATGATAGCACAGAGCAGAATAAAAACGGCCGCTCTGTCGATGCAGACAGCTGCACCTAAAGCCGCGACCGCCCAAAAACTGATTGTGATGTTAATCTGATTTTTTATAAAATCCATTCGGGGTCCATATTGACTTTATTAAGCCGAACTTCGAAATGCAGATGCGGCCCGGTAGCCCATCCAGTGCTTCCGACAGTTGCGATCCTCTCACCGCTTTTTACTTTCGCACCTTTGCTTTTTAATAGTTTTTTACAATGAGCGTAAAAAGTATCTGTACTGTCACTGTGCTCGATCAGCATGTAGTTACCCCAGACATCGCTGTAGCCGCGTTCGATGACCTTACCTGCAGCCGCAGCGTAAATAGCTGATCCGGAATTTGCGGCGATATCCACTCCGGTATGAAAGCCGAATAAACCTGTGATCGGATGATAACGATAACCAAATTTACTGTAGATCTTTCCTGATAGAGGAGCATTTAATTTAATGTCGCAAAAGTAGGGTTCAAAACTACAGCCATCCGGCGCTTTCAGCAGGCCGCCCTCGGCTTTTTGGGCAAAACTATCGGTTTTTTTGGTATCGGTCTCGGTCAGCAGCGACAAAGGTACCAAATCCCCATAATAACTAACAGCTTGCTCGTTTTCGATCTTGTAATCGCTGATACTGACTGCTTGTGTGCTCAAGGTATCGCCGCCTGCCGCCGATAAACCGGAAAGGAAATCGGCAAGATCGGATGCAGTGGCATTCTCCGGGACGTCTGTATCTTGGATCGATGAAGTTTCGGGCACAGACGTCTCGGTCGGTGAACTCTGTGTCAGCCCGGCGATGTAGTCGGAGAGTTGTTCTGCTGTCGTCCTGGAAGAAGTATCACTTGAAGAAGTAACGGAAGACGATTTTTCGCCGAGAGCGCCGCTGAGGAAACCGTTAATTTTTTCAAACATCTCGGCAGCAAAAGCCTTTAAAAGCAGCAGTGCGGCTATAATAAGAAATACGGTAATGCACTGCAATTCGAAAACCGATAACGGTGCTTTCTTCGGCTGGGTATCTGATTGTTTATCACGGTCGCTTTGCGGCTTATTATAACGCCTGTATGGGGTCATATCCATCATCCATCCTTTTCTTGCTCAGTACACGCTCACATACTACAAGGAAAATATATGAACGTCTGCGTGAAAAAATGAACTTGACAGAGTATTGAGAGAATGCTAAACTTATTTCAGCTTTAAAGGAGGTAATATATATGCAAAACGCACCGACTGTTAAACTCGGAATCGTCGCGGTCAGCCGTGATTGTTTTCCTAAAGATTTATCCAGAGTGAGACGTTCTGCCGTTATCGCGGAATGCAAAAAACTCAATTTATCTGTTTTCGAATGCCCTCAAATCATCGTGGATGAGCCAGATGTTCCGAAAGCGCTCTCCCAACTGAAAGACGCGGGCGTGAACGCTATGGTCGTCTTCCTGGGGAATTTTGGCCCGGAAGGCCCTGAGACTATGCTTGCGCAGCGTTTTGACGGACCGCTCATGTTCGCCGCCGCGGCCGAGGAAAACAGCGCGGACGCCCTGATGGGCAACCGCGGAGACGCTTATTGCGGAATGTTGAACGCCTCATTGAATCTCGGTTTGCGTAAGGTCAAGGCTTATATTCCTGAATATCCGATAGGAACTCCCGATGCCGTGGCAAAGATGATTGAAGAGTTCGTTCCGGTCGCCCGTGTGATTGTCGGCATAAAGAAATTGAAAATTTTTTCATTTGGACCAAGACCGTTTAATTTTATTGCATGTAATGCCCCAATCAAACAGTTGTTTGACCTCGGTGTCGAGATACAGGAAAACTCGGAACTCGACCTCTATGACTCCTATCTGAAACACGCGGGTGACGCACGGATTGCGCAGATCAAAGCAGAGATGGAAAATGAACTTGAGGGCAGAAACAATTATCCCTCGGTACTCGATAAACTGGCGCAATACGAAATCACCCTAATCGATTGGCTCGAAAAGAATCTCGGCATCTGCGAATACGGCGTATTTGCCAACAAGTGCTGGCCGGCATTTCAGACGATGTTCGGCTTTGTGCCTTGTTATGTCAACTCCCGCCTTGCCGCAAAGGGCTACCCGGTTGCCTGCGAGACTGATTCCTACGGTGCGCTGTCTGAATATATGCTTTATCTTGCGACCGGGGCAACACCGACGCTGCTCGACGTCAACAACTCCGTCCCGGCGGATATGGTGAAAAAAAATCACCGCACTATCGGTGACTTCACCCATGAAGACTTGTTTATGGGTTTCCACTGCGGAAACACATCCGTGTGCAATCTCAAACCAAAGACCGGCGCTCTAAAGTATCAGCTGATTATGAAGCGCTTGATCGAACCGGACGGCGAACCCAACGCCAGCCGCGGCACGCTTGAGGGGCAACTCAAACCCGGCGTTATTACGATGTTCCGTATTCAAGGTGCTGCCGAGGGACATATCGCAAGCTATATCGCACAGGGGCAGATTCTTGACATTGACCCCTGTTCATTCGGCGGCATCGGTGTATTGGCGATTCCGGAGATGGCGCGTTTTTACCGGCATGTATTAATCGGAAAGCACTTCCCGCACCACGCCGGTATCGGCTTCGCGCATGTCGGAAAAACCCTGTTCGAAGTTTTAAAGCTGCTCGGTATCGAAGACATCAGCTACAACCAACCTGCATCGCTGCCTTATAAAACGGAGAATCCGTTCAGATAATCCAGAATAAACAAGAGCCGCGGTAAAAACCGCGGCCCTTTGCATTTTTTCTTAATAGGTTCAATCCATCAACTCAGTATCGCATACGATGCTGCACTCAAGACGATAGTTTTTACTCTCGTTCGCTTCTTAAAACAAGTATCGAACCGACTACAGCGGCAATTCCGACGACCAGCGCAAGCCATATAGAGACAAACAAGGAAAGAGCCGTATAAGCTGCACTAAAGATGACATAAACGCCGGCTCCGATGATGATATATACACTCGAATCTTCTTCGCGGCCTAATGCACCGGAGGCAAGATAAGCGCTCAGTAAAATGATAACAGCGATAAAAATAGATTCCAACAAAAAGATATAAAACTCACCGATCGGTTTTTGCAGAAGCAAGTCT encodes:
- a CDS encoding DegT/DnrJ/EryC1/StrS family aminotransferase; this translates as MNEKLIKELAINGGPKAVPNPLPPRSHFGTEEKTAANRIIDEAIAKGVAPGYGGPEEEIFCKEFAEMMGGGFADAVNGGTTAVFVALRALEPEPYSEVVVGPITDPGGIMPIVMCNCIPVVADAYPGSFNTNLESVKKVVTNRTSVIIIPHIAGEPAEIDKICEFAKSKGIKVVEDCAQAHGATLNGKLVGTFGDIAAYSMMFGKHTCMGGQGGVVFTKDEDLYWKIRRYSDRGKPFGLPAGSTNCVASLNFNADELGCAIGREQIKKTAAIAAGRRRVVNKILSEISEVKALKQPEFIPGSVPSFWFWRLHFDGSKVDCTKQEFGKAVAAECNMNVLPDYPGLPFTFDWFQNQRAFGTGHYPWSAPQNISGDHITTLDDMPVAKKSIEDTILFYIYESWSDADCINAAKAIKKVYNAYKK
- a CDS encoding amidohydrolase family protein, translating into MRIDDHNHADWYGYNFDRFIANMDERGIDMTWILSWECPDEEFDPRTLHVFSHKPGVGPIPFENCLAYKLKAPDRFVLGYAPDPRKPCAIDRLEAAKALYDVRVYGEIKLRMMYDNFDAIRMFRYCGKQGMPVLVHIDYEFDNGGYPYPNWWYGGGIDALERAVGKCPETNFLGHAPGFWAHISGDDQYNKVPYPTGKVLPGGKLIEMLDKYPNLYCDMSAGSGANSLDRDHEFARQFLITYQDRVLYGRDYFDNRHQEVLATLNLPQEVLDKIYYKNALKLVPLN
- a CDS encoding HAD family hydrolase, whose amino-acid sequence is MIILHSHEKKAIKCAIFDFDGTLSTLRCGWEEVMRPLMYECIVGDKQLSKAESDKIKADIYAYVDESTGIQTIGQMKWLTNAVKEYGFNANASDDPWFYKAEYNRRLMEYVAVERDKLVKDEIVRDTYLIRGSEDFLKSLKSRGIKLFAASGTDEEDVIKEATALGLAKYFDEIAGSKPHSEQCSKEEVINRLLHENSEMIVIGDGKVEIRLGRDNGALTLGVASDEQARQGINPVKQYRLTAAGAHAIVGDFGNLDEILEWI
- a CDS encoding PfkB family carbohydrate kinase, yielding MAEIKELLSRIERVKIGVIGDFCVDIYWHADMKRSELSRETPHFPLPVYKEQVYLGAAGNVTANIAALKPEKIYVCGVRGDDWRGMLMESKFAEIGADTTGLICERDRMTNAYCKPIRHGLSDTVYEDPRLDFCADRPISAESEEYIIDELKKMAEKADIICVCDQFENGVISQKVRNLICEIGKSRKLVVVDSRNNIGKFNYVTVKPNETEFCRAFGINSLELNQYEIYALNFANAKHCKVLLTLGEDGCLYCDGKNAAHIPAKKVVGPIDICGAGDTFNSAFSCMSATGCDPVTCAEVASAASAVTIKKIGVTGTATREEIIELLK
- the sigG gene encoding RNA polymerase sporulation sigma factor SigG, which translates into the protein MQNSKVEISGINTSKLKTLTQSEKSNLMQRAKTGDKAAREDLINGNLKLVLSVIQRFTNRGENPDDLFQVGCVGLIKAIDNFDEGHGVMLSTYAVPMIIGEIRRFLRDNNPIRVSRSTKDLAYKAMQVKEKLTNSLSREPTVEEIAKELNIPKEEIVIALESLVNPVSLYDPVFSDSGDTLYIMDQISDKNDDNAWLNEISLREAINALNVREKQILSLRFFEGKTQMEVASEIGISQAQISRLEKGALKKIKKQI
- a CDS encoding M23 family metallopeptidase, encoding MMDMTPYRRYNKPQSDRDKQSDTQPKKAPLSVFELQCITVFLIIAALLLLKAFAAEMFEKINGFLSGALGEKSSSVTSSSDTSSRTTAEQLSDYIAGLTQSSPTETSVPETSSIQDTDVPENATASDLADFLSGLSAAGGDTLSTQAVSISDYKIENEQAVSYYGDLVPLSLLTETDTKKTDSFAQKAEGGLLKAPDGCSFEPYFCDIKLNAPLSGKIYSKFGYRYHPITGLFGFHTGVDIAANSGSAIYAAAAGKVIERGYSDVWGNYMLIEHSDSTDTFYAHCKKLLKSKGAKVKSGERIATVGSTGWATGPHLHFEVRLNKVNMDPEWIL
- a CDS encoding fucose isomerase encodes the protein MQNAPTVKLGIVAVSRDCFPKDLSRVRRSAVIAECKKLNLSVFECPQIIVDEPDVPKALSQLKDAGVNAMVVFLGNFGPEGPETMLAQRFDGPLMFAAAAEENSADALMGNRGDAYCGMLNASLNLGLRKVKAYIPEYPIGTPDAVAKMIEEFVPVARVIVGIKKLKIFSFGPRPFNFIACNAPIKQLFDLGVEIQENSELDLYDSYLKHAGDARIAQIKAEMENELEGRNNYPSVLDKLAQYEITLIDWLEKNLGICEYGVFANKCWPAFQTMFGFVPCYVNSRLAAKGYPVACETDSYGALSEYMLYLATGATPTLLDVNNSVPADMVKKNHRTIGDFTHEDLFMGFHCGNTSVCNLKPKTGALKYQLIMKRLIEPDGEPNASRGTLEGQLKPGVITMFRIQGAAEGHIASYIAQGQILDIDPCSFGGIGVLAIPEMARFYRHVLIGKHFPHHAGIGFAHVGKTLFEVLKLLGIEDISYNQPASLPYKTENPFR